In a genomic window of Virgibacillus sp. SK37:
- a CDS encoding transporter substrate-binding domain-containing protein — protein MKRLNILLITVIIIIMLAACGTEKETEADTSTDEKGNDNGYNLVEEGKLTFAASGEFKPFSYMEGSKMVGYDIAVAEAIAEKLGLEAVQQKAKFSGIVTGVNQGRYDIAVASHTITDERLEQVNFSEPYYYSGPVIYTRSDSDIEKANDLKGKEISVSRGSTYVEMAQEYTDNIPQVDSDVVALQSLAKGHHDAVITDDITGKTAIDNGLDIENRGQLGVSEQAVGVAKDDEKLLEDINAALKELKKSGELAALAKKWVGVDITEKPEKIEE, from the coding sequence ATGAAAAGACTGAATATTTTGTTAATAACAGTTATAATTATTATAATGCTCGCAGCCTGTGGGACTGAAAAGGAAACAGAAGCAGATACTTCCACAGACGAGAAAGGAAATGATAATGGCTACAATCTTGTGGAGGAAGGAAAATTAACTTTTGCTGCTTCCGGAGAATTCAAGCCTTTTAGTTACATGGAAGGAAGCAAAATGGTAGGGTACGACATTGCAGTTGCTGAAGCTATAGCGGAAAAGCTTGGATTGGAAGCTGTTCAACAAAAAGCTAAATTTTCAGGGATCGTAACAGGTGTTAACCAAGGTCGTTATGACATCGCGGTTGCAAGCCATACGATTACAGACGAAAGGTTAGAGCAGGTGAATTTTTCTGAACCTTATTATTATTCCGGGCCGGTAATTTACACAAGATCTGATAGTGATATTGAAAAAGCTAATGATCTAAAAGGAAAAGAAATCTCCGTGTCTCGAGGTTCTACATACGTGGAAATGGCCCAGGAATATACAGATAATATACCACAAGTAGACAGTGATGTAGTTGCACTGCAGTCATTGGCAAAAGGACATCATGATGCAGTCATAACGGATGATATTACTGGGAAAACAGCAATTGATAACGGACTGGATATTGAAAATAGAGGTCAGTTAGGTGTTAGTGAACAGGCAGTAGGTGTGGCTAAGGATGATGAAAAATTACTTGAGGATATAAATGCTGCTCTTAAAGAATTGAAGAAAAGTGGCGAATTGGCAGCATTAGCAAAGAAGTGGGTCGGAGTAGATATTACTGAGAAACCAGAGAAGATAGAAGAATAA
- a CDS encoding LiaI-LiaF-like domain-containing protein: MRKNSLAAYIIIGIGIYFLLKELRLPIITNFYSWQTLLIIIGLAFLIHSYTAKHYQNLFVGTILLGFGIHFHGVQNYSFWIDHWGVYLLIIGIAFLIKYTKTKEGLFPGLLLISLALVFIFSVQLPEWLTWIYVLIDYLERFWPIILIILGIYLLKRKK, translated from the coding sequence ATGAGGAAGAATAGCTTAGCAGCGTATATCATCATTGGCATTGGAATTTACTTTTTGTTAAAAGAATTACGGTTACCTATTATCACCAATTTTTATTCATGGCAGACGTTACTTATTATTATAGGGTTAGCTTTTCTTATACATAGCTATACAGCGAAGCACTATCAAAATTTATTTGTCGGTACAATTTTACTTGGCTTTGGTATTCATTTTCACGGAGTACAAAATTATTCTTTCTGGATCGATCATTGGGGAGTTTATTTATTAATAATTGGGATTGCCTTTCTTATTAAATACACCAAAACGAAGGAAGGCTTATTTCCTGGATTATTACTCATTAGTTTAGCTCTCGTATTTATATTTTCTGTTCAATTACCTGAATGGCTGACATGGATCTATGTGTTAATTGATTATTTAGAACGTTTTTGGCCAATTATCCTTATTATTCTAGGAATCTATTTATTAAAGAGAAAGAAGTAG
- the yihA gene encoding ribosome biogenesis GTP-binding protein YihA/YsxC codes for MKITNAEIVISAVSQKQYPNDQLPEIALAGRSNVGKSSFINTLINRKNLARTSSKPGKTQTLNFYKLNEAFYFVDVPGYGYAKVSKKEREKWGKMMEEYFQTRDTLNAVILITDVRHEPTSADIQMYDFLKYYQLPVIVVATKLDKVPKNKVNAHLKRTKETLEMAADDYLLPFSAEKGYGKEEAWSLLKKFI; via the coding sequence ATGAAAATAACTAACGCTGAAATTGTAATTAGTGCGGTCAGTCAAAAACAATATCCTAATGATCAATTGCCGGAAATTGCTTTGGCAGGTCGTTCTAATGTAGGTAAGTCATCCTTTATTAATACCCTGATAAACCGAAAGAATTTGGCAAGAACCTCATCCAAACCCGGAAAAACACAAACGCTTAATTTTTATAAATTAAATGAAGCATTTTACTTTGTTGATGTCCCCGGTTATGGTTACGCAAAGGTTTCAAAGAAGGAAAGAGAAAAATGGGGCAAGATGATGGAAGAGTATTTCCAGACAAGAGATACTTTAAATGCTGTTATATTAATCACCGATGTCAGACATGAACCAACTTCTGCTGATATACAAATGTATGATTTTCTAAAGTATTATCAGTTACCTGTCATTGTGGTTGCAACAAAACTGGATAAGGTTCCAAAGAATAAAGTAAATGCACATTTAAAGCGAACAAAAGAAACATTAGAAATGGCAGCAGATGATTATCTATTGCCATTCTCCGCAGAAAAAGGATATGGAAAAGAAGAAGCGTGGAGTCTTTTAAAGAAATTTATTTAA
- a CDS encoding cytochrome c biogenesis protein, whose amino-acid sequence MFELKWVYEFILIIYGLSLVSYFLDFIQDNRRANRIAFWLLSMVWVIQTLFLLLEAVIERNFPVITLNDGLFFYAWVLVTISLIVNKLFTIHFIAFFTNLFGFFIMLFHISTVAQNDMKANGIQLVHEILVSHITLAIVSYGFFTVSFLISVMYLVQYKLLKKKKGFKWMWRFGDLNKLDTFSFRAVTIGVPLLLIGIILGFVWAYSSSAEFYWFDLKTIGSILVLAVYILYLILRLVGGYKGKTIAIYNTAAFLVLLINFFLFSLLSNFHFSF is encoded by the coding sequence ATGTTCGAATTAAAATGGGTTTATGAATTTATTTTAATTATTTATGGCTTAAGTTTGGTTAGTTACTTCCTTGATTTTATCCAAGATAACCGGAGAGCAAATCGGATTGCTTTCTGGTTACTTAGTATGGTTTGGGTTATTCAAACCCTTTTTTTATTGCTTGAAGCAGTCATAGAAAGAAATTTTCCAGTAATTACCCTAAACGATGGCCTGTTTTTTTATGCTTGGGTACTTGTTACAATATCCTTAATCGTTAATAAGCTGTTTACGATTCATTTTATCGCTTTTTTTACTAATTTATTTGGTTTTTTTATTATGTTATTTCATATCTCGACAGTTGCTCAAAATGACATGAAAGCAAATGGCATCCAACTGGTGCATGAAATTTTGGTCAGCCATATAACATTAGCAATCGTATCTTATGGTTTTTTTACTGTATCTTTCTTAATTTCTGTAATGTACTTAGTTCAATACAAGTTGCTCAAGAAGAAAAAAGGATTTAAGTGGATGTGGCGATTTGGTGATTTAAATAAATTGGACACCTTTTCCTTTCGAGCAGTAACAATAGGAGTACCTTTACTGTTAATAGGGATTATACTTGGTTTCGTATGGGCATACTCTTCCAGCGCGGAGTTTTATTGGTTTGATCTCAAAACAATAGGGTCTATACTTGTATTAGCTGTGTATATATTATATTTAATCTTACGACTGGTAGGGGGCTACAAAGGGAAGACGATAGCAATTTACAATACCGCTGCGTTCTTAGTTCTTTTAATTAACTTCTTTTTATTTAGCTTGCTATCAAATTTTCATTTTTCATTTTAG
- the hemA gene encoding glutamyl-tRNA reductase, with protein sequence MHIIKVGFNYKSAPVEVREKLTFAEHTLPDALNNLKQQKSILENVIVSTCNRTEIYAVVDQLHTGRYYIKQFLADWFQLEKEAFTSYLRISENDGALEHLFRVTSGLDSMIIGETQILGQIRQAFFTAQDAKTTGTIFNQLFKQAVTFGKRMQKETTIGENAVSVSYAAVELAKKIFGDLLNKHVVILGAGKMGELAAKNLQGSGATEITVINRTLEKAEALAEKFSAKADHFDNLLPVLQKADILISSTGSEELVLTKQSLAAIQKKRKGNPLFLVDIAVPRDLDPHIGELENVFLYDIDDLQHIVDENLQARKAAAEQIEIQVEEEIVLFKEWLKTLGVVPVISALRQKALSIQAETMKSIERKIPDLTVREKKVLNKHTKSIINQLLKEPVTQAKELADSKNADESLALFVNIFGIEEEVKEELAKQVVKKKNNNEENNEKEVSFPNISPLTTF encoded by the coding sequence GTGCATATCATTAAAGTAGGATTCAATTATAAATCAGCCCCTGTGGAAGTCAGGGAAAAACTAACCTTTGCCGAGCATACCCTTCCTGATGCCTTAAATAATTTGAAGCAGCAGAAGAGTATCTTGGAAAATGTAATAGTTTCAACATGTAATCGAACAGAAATTTATGCAGTTGTGGATCAGCTTCATACTGGTCGTTACTATATAAAACAATTTTTAGCTGACTGGTTTCAATTAGAAAAAGAAGCATTTACGTCGTATCTCCGTATTTCTGAAAATGACGGTGCTTTAGAGCATTTATTTCGTGTTACATCAGGACTTGATTCAATGATCATAGGGGAAACCCAGATACTCGGACAAATAAGACAAGCTTTTTTTACTGCGCAAGATGCAAAAACAACAGGGACTATCTTTAATCAGCTTTTTAAACAAGCAGTTACATTTGGAAAACGAATGCAGAAAGAAACAACAATCGGTGAAAATGCTGTATCCGTTAGTTATGCTGCTGTAGAACTTGCAAAGAAGATATTTGGGGATCTCCTAAATAAACATGTTGTAATTCTGGGTGCTGGCAAAATGGGAGAATTGGCTGCTAAAAACCTTCAAGGGTCTGGTGCGACGGAAATCACGGTAATTAATCGTACATTGGAAAAGGCTGAAGCGTTAGCTGAAAAGTTTTCAGCAAAAGCAGATCACTTCGATAATTTGCTTCCTGTTTTGCAAAAAGCAGATATACTAATTAGTTCAACAGGGTCAGAAGAACTTGTGCTTACAAAACAGTCTTTGGCTGCTATTCAGAAGAAAAGAAAGGGAAATCCTTTATTTCTCGTAGATATTGCTGTGCCAAGAGATTTAGATCCGCATATTGGCGAGCTTGAGAACGTATTTTTATACGATATTGATGATTTACAACATATTGTGGATGAGAATCTTCAAGCGAGAAAAGCAGCTGCTGAGCAAATTGAGATTCAAGTTGAAGAAGAAATTGTGTTATTTAAAGAGTGGTTAAAAACTTTAGGAGTAGTTCCTGTTATTTCCGCGCTTCGCCAAAAGGCTCTTTCTATTCAAGCAGAAACGATGAAAAGTATTGAACGAAAGATCCCGGATTTAACAGTAAGAGAGAAAAAGGTATTGAATAAGCATACTAAAAGTATTATTAATCAGCTTCTTAAAGAGCCGGTTACACAAGCAAAGGAACTGGCTGATAGTAAAAATGCAGATGAGTCATTAGCATTGTTTGTCAATATTTTTGGTATTGAAGAAGAAGTGAAAGAAGAGTTAGCTAAACAAGTAGTTAAAAAAAAGAATAATAATGAAGAAAACAACGAGAAAGAAGTGTCCTTTCCAAATATTAGTCCATTAACTACTTTTTAA
- a CDS encoding amino acid ABC transporter ATP-binding protein — MDTKKEIIHVDKLNKSFGNLHVLKDIDLTVMESEVVVLIGASGSGKSTLLRCLNFLEMKNSGDIFLDEEKINKSTHNLNDIRQRVGMVFQHFNLFPHKTVLGNVIEAPIHVKGENKINATKEGKKLLDKVGLGDKYDVYPSTLSGGQKQRVAIARALAMKPEVMLFDEPTSALDPELVGEVLSTMKELAEEGMTMVVVTHEMGFAREVGDRVVYMHDGRIIEYGRPNEIFDQPKEERTRAFLSSIL; from the coding sequence ATGGACACGAAAAAGGAGATTATTCATGTAGATAAATTGAATAAGTCATTTGGTAATTTACACGTTTTAAAGGATATTGATTTAACAGTTATGGAAAGCGAGGTTGTTGTATTAATTGGGGCAAGTGGTTCAGGAAAAAGTACATTGCTCCGTTGCTTAAATTTTTTAGAAATGAAAAATAGTGGAGATATTTTTCTTGATGAGGAAAAGATTAATAAAAGCACACATAATTTAAATGATATTAGACAACGAGTGGGCATGGTGTTTCAGCATTTCAATCTTTTTCCACATAAAACGGTACTCGGAAATGTAATTGAAGCTCCTATTCATGTAAAAGGAGAAAATAAAATAAATGCTACAAAGGAAGGGAAAAAACTGTTAGATAAAGTGGGGTTGGGGGATAAATATGACGTTTATCCTTCCACACTATCTGGTGGTCAAAAACAACGGGTGGCTATTGCTCGTGCTCTTGCTATGAAACCGGAAGTTATGTTGTTCGATGAACCAACATCAGCTTTGGATCCAGAGCTTGTAGGTGAGGTGCTTTCCACAATGAAGGAACTTGCTGAAGAAGGAATGACCATGGTAGTAGTTACTCATGAAATGGGCTTTGCACGAGAAGTAGGTGACCGAGTTGTGTATATGCATGATGGCAGGATCATTGAATATGGCCGCCCGAATGAAATATTCGATCAACCTAAAGAGGAGCGAACTCGAGCCTTTCTTAGCTCCATACTATAG
- a CDS encoding amino acid ABC transporter permease, with protein sequence MSLSAIMHFFDVFINSYDVFLNGLWITFKLSLASLVIAFFIGLFFAVLKISNIRVLEWIADAYIWIVRGTPLIVQIFILFYGLTDILLIPMFWAGVAGLAFHSGAYIAEIIRGAIQSIEKGQREAGRSLGMSPSLTMRRIILPQAFRRAVPSLGNQFIIGIKDSSLVSFIGMQDLFGVASTMGSNSFDYLTYFFTVAVYYLFIVLVLTILVNRIEKRLAVSD encoded by the coding sequence ATGAGTTTGTCAGCAATTATGCATTTTTTTGATGTATTCATAAATAGTTATGATGTTTTCCTTAATGGCTTATGGATAACTTTTAAATTGTCACTAGCCTCATTGGTCATAGCTTTTTTTATCGGTCTGTTTTTCGCAGTTTTAAAAATCTCGAATATACGGGTTCTTGAATGGATCGCTGATGCTTACATTTGGATTGTTAGAGGAACACCACTAATCGTACAAATATTTATTCTGTTTTATGGTTTAACAGATATATTATTAATACCAATGTTTTGGGCAGGGGTGGCTGGACTTGCTTTTCATAGTGGGGCATATATAGCCGAGATAATTAGAGGTGCTATTCAGTCGATTGAGAAAGGCCAGAGGGAAGCTGGAAGGTCGCTTGGAATGAGTCCGAGTTTAACTATGCGCAGAATCATTCTTCCTCAAGCCTTTAGAAGGGCAGTACCCTCTCTAGGTAATCAGTTTATTATAGGTATAAAGGATTCTTCCTTAGTTTCTTTTATAGGGATGCAAGATTTATTTGGGGTAGCAAGTACAATGGGGTCAAACAGCTTTGATTATTTAACATATTTCTTTACAGTTGCAGTATATTATTTATTCATCGTATTAGTATTAACAATATTGGTTAACCGTATTGAAAAACGATTGGCAGTTAGTGATTAA